TTGTTACTCTCATACTGGAGAGTTTTTTTTCACGAAGTACGCCAGTTTTATAGTGATTCATAATTTTGATTGCTGAGTCATAAAACAGTACTTTCGTTTTGCACAATGTCAAATATATAATGAGCCATTTGTAATTTAGAACAAGGTTCTATTTCAAATTGCCTTTGTTCGCTATCAATAAAAATAGCTTTGTTGCGATCGCTACCAAATCCACTATCTGGTTGATCTATAGGATTGGCAACAATAAAATCTAATTTTTTTCTTTGCAGCTTTTCTAATGCAGGTGTAACTATATCCCCTGTTTGTGCAGCAAACCCGATTAATTTTTGATGCGGATGTTTGAGACTACCTAATTCTGCCAGAATATCTGGTACAGGTTCTAGGGGTAAGGAAGATGGCAGCGATCGCTTGGCTAACTTCTCTGTACTATATATAGCTGGTTTAACATCCGCTACTGCTGCTGACATCACAATTAAATCTGATAAGGGAAAATTGAGCAGCATCGCCTGTCGCATTTCTTCGGCGCTGACAACTGCGATCTCCTTCATACTTCCTCTTCCTTCCTGCCCCTTAGCGACGGGAGGGGTAGGTGCCATTGTAGTTTTAGGCATACTATGAACTAATGTGACAATTGCGCCACGATTTATTGCTGCTTGTGCTAAAGCTAATCCCATTTTGCCAGTAGAAGGATTACCAATAAAGCGCACCGGATCTAAATGTTCCCGCGTTCCCCCAGCACTAATTAATACTCGTTTACCTGCTAAATCTCGCTTGCCTTGAGTATGTAGTAATGATTGTACCGAGGCGATAATTTCTGGGGGTTCTGCCATTCTGCCAGCGCCAATGCGATCGCACGCTAACAAACCAGCACTAGGGCCAACGCTGTGATAACGTGGGTCTTGCAACAACTGTTGCCAATTGCGTTGTACTGCTACTTGTTCCCACATATCAGTATTCATCGCGGGTGCTAGCAATACAGGACTTGTAGAAGCTAATACAGTATTTGTAAGTAAATTATCAGCTAACCCATAAGTTAATTTACCTAGCGTATTAGCGGTTAGTGGGGCAAGTACTAAAACGTCTGCCCATTCTCCTAATTCAATATGTAATGGACGACCATTAATTGCTTGCCAAAAATCATCATCTGTGTAGGCTTGATGACGAGACAAGGTTGCTACGGTTAAAGGCGTAATAAATTCTTGTGCGGAACGAGTAAGAATAACTCTTACTTCTATCCCTGCTTTGAATAGAGATGAAATTACCTCACAAACTTTATAGGCAGCTATCCCGCCACCTATACCAATTACTACCTTGGTTAAGTTTCGATTAAAAACTGATGCCATTGAGATTACAAATAAGTTTAGATTTTAAATTCAAAGCTAATATTTATATTTAGACGCAACAAATGAATATTAGCCTTAAATCTAAAATCTCAAACTCTTATGCTTCGTCAAAAGCTTCCAAATCTAGAAGATGGATATAAGGTTCGACCAATTCTGGACGTTGAAAAGCGATCGCTCGTAGAAGATGCCAATCATTCAAGCCTTCAAAAGGATTGCTATAATCATCACCTTCTAGACGTGCAGCAAGCTGTTCCACGTCTGCTGCCGTGAGAGCAGAAATATTCCGTGTCGAAATGCTTGAAGTTGTCATTTGCTCACGCCCCTATGATCACTATCTGTCTCAATTGCTGTACAGACGCAACAGCCCCTTTTATCTTAGCCTCCTTACCTGAAAT
Above is a window of Oculatellaceae cyanobacterium DNA encoding:
- the coaBC gene encoding bifunctional phosphopantothenoylcysteine decarboxylase/phosphopantothenate--cysteine ligase CoaBC: MASVFNRNLTKVVIGIGGGIAAYKVCEVISSLFKAGIEVRVILTRSAQEFITPLTVATLSRHQAYTDDDFWQAINGRPLHIELGEWADVLVLAPLTANTLGKLTYGLADNLLTNTVLASTSPVLLAPAMNTDMWEQVAVQRNWQQLLQDPRYHSVGPSAGLLACDRIGAGRMAEPPEIIASVQSLLHTQGKRDLAGKRVLISAGGTREHLDPVRFIGNPSTGKMGLALAQAAINRGAIVTLVHSMPKTTMAPTPPVAKGQEGRGSMKEIAVVSAEEMRQAMLLNFPLSDLIVMSAAVADVKPAIYSTEKLAKRSLPSSLPLEPVPDILAELGSLKHPHQKLIGFAAQTGDIVTPALEKLQRKKLDFIVANPIDQPDSGFGSDRNKAIFIDSEQRQFEIEPCSKLQMAHYIFDIVQNESTVL
- a CDS encoding DUF2555 domain-containing protein; this translates as MTTSSISTRNISALTAADVEQLAARLEGDDYSNPFEGLNDWHLLRAIAFQRPELVEPYIHLLDLEAFDEA